One genomic segment of Streptomyces niveus includes these proteins:
- a CDS encoding GPR1/FUN34/YaaH family transporter, protein MKQEKTTLEAPPAPVAETAPAARPAAPVPDLSTGPRATEPAMLGFGGFLLGSISLAFYLKDVSIPANSLVASLPIMVFSSTIMLLMASVWAMRLGDGVFAAVYGLFGTFWLSFSILSLALNNNWMGEFENIEQRQATANFVLVWSIVIILLTLTTLRLPRVFTFLFVVVSTTLLVLYGSIEQAIDQTVNNPLKPGDPWLIYVGITTMFLFIVLGMYIFASFMHQATGAKRLPLGKPLIKGR, encoded by the coding sequence ATGAAGCAGGAAAAGACAACGCTCGAAGCCCCACCGGCTCCGGTCGCCGAGACCGCTCCCGCGGCGAGGCCGGCCGCACCCGTGCCGGATCTGTCCACCGGCCCCCGGGCCACCGAGCCCGCCATGCTGGGCTTCGGGGGATTCCTGCTCGGCTCCATCTCGCTCGCCTTCTACCTGAAGGACGTCAGCATCCCGGCCAACTCCCTGGTGGCCTCGCTGCCCATCATGGTGTTCAGCAGCACCATCATGCTGCTGATGGCCTCGGTCTGGGCGATGCGCCTGGGCGACGGGGTGTTCGCGGCCGTGTACGGCCTGTTCGGGACGTTCTGGCTGAGCTTCTCCATCCTCAGCCTCGCCCTGAACAACAACTGGATGGGCGAGTTCGAGAACATCGAACAACGCCAGGCCACCGCCAACTTCGTCCTGGTGTGGTCGATCGTGATCATCCTGCTGACGCTGACGACCCTGCGACTGCCGCGGGTCTTCACGTTCCTCTTCGTGGTCGTCTCCACGACCCTGCTCGTTCTGTACGGCTCGATCGAGCAGGCCATCGACCAGACCGTCAACAACCCCCTCAAGCCCGGTGACCCCTGGCTGATCTACGTCGGCATCACGACGATGTTCCTCTTCATCGTGCTCGGCATGTACATCTTCGCCAGCTTCATGCACCAGGCGACCGGCGCCAAGCGCCTCCCGCTGGGCAAGCCGCTCATCAAGGGCCGCTGA